CGCGCATCACGGTGTTGCCCTGGCTGAAGGCGCGGTTGTTTTTCAGGTCCACCAGCAGCGAATCGCTGCTGATCTCGAAGCTCTGGTAGCTGATGCTGGTGTTGCCGTAAAGGCGGATCTGCTCCAGCGCGTGGTTGTAGGCCAGGCTGTCGGCCGCGTAGGCAAGCGAATCCTCCGGGGCCGGGGCCTCCGGCAGCGAGTCGGCGGGAGCCAGGGCCGGGGGAATTTCCTGGGCCGCCTGCGCCGGAAGCGGCATCCGGCCAAAAGCCAGAAGCAGAATCAGGAGCAGGGCGGATCTTCTCATCGCGGCAGGGGCGGTTCAGGCCAGGTCGTCAAAGATGTCCAAAGCTTCCCGGTCCTTGGAGGGACAGGGGCTGGCCAGGTTGTAGCCCACGCTCAGGACCTGGATGTCGTTCACGTTGCTGGCCAACAGCGGGGCGGGGAGGAGGTGGTTGATGCCTTTGAGGGCGGAAAAGCTGTCGCAGTTCCTTTTGGCGGCCACGGGGTCGATCCCGGCCGCCTGGAGCAGGGCCAGGGTGTTGCTGTCGGCCCAGGCGCCGCCATTGCCGGGAACGTTGTCACAGCCGTCGGTGGCGAAGCAGAACAGGGCCGTTTCCTCCTGTTTGGCCAGATAGCGGGCCAGCAGCAGCGCCAGATGGCTGCAGCGGCCGCCCAGGCCTTTGCCGCTCACCTTCAGCGGTGATTCGCCGCCCCAAACCTTCATGAAGGGCGGATGCAGCCGATAGTGCGGGCTGTTGGCCTGGCGCAGGGTCTCCTTGATCCCGTCGGCCAGTTTGGGCAGGGGGCAGCTTTGAAAAGCGTCTTCCACCAGCACCCGGAAACCCTGCTCACGCAGGTCCGCGGCCAGCAGCTCGCGAAAGCTCTTGTTGTCGGCCACAAAGCGGTACTCGATGTGTTTGGCCCCCAGTTTGAAGCGCCAGCCCACGCCCGCTTGCTCGCCCGGCTCCAGCGGCGTGAATGGCCCGGAGCCAAGCACCCAGGGATCGTTGCCCTCCACGTCGGAAACGGCGAAGATCCTGATCCGGCGGGCCTTGGTGAATTCCAGCGCCTTGCCGCCCTTCACCAGGGACAGCTCGGCCCGTTCGCGGTTGATCGCGGCGATGTCCTTTCCGCTTCTCAGCAGGCGTTTGTGCTGTGCCGCCAGGGTGGCCAGGTCGCTGCCTTCGGGAAGCAGCTCAAAGAGCGCGGAACTGCCTCCGGAGAGCAGGATGAGGAGGTCGTCCCCGGCCCGCAGTTGCTTCAGCCAGGCGGCGATGAGCGCGCTGGAGGCCAGACTGTTCCCGTCCGGCAAAGGGTGGCCGCCGGACAGGATGTCCAAACCGGGGATGGGACCGTGGCTGAGGCTGGGTTTCGTGAGCACCAGGCCCTCTGCCCTGATGCCCCGCCCGGCCAGGGCGTTCACGCTCACCGCGGCCATTTTCCAGGCCGCCTTGCCGATGGCCAGCACCCGCACGCGCGCCCCAAACTGCGCCTCCCGGAGGCCTGCGGCCAGCACCGGATACTGGCAGTAGCGGTGCATCAACTGGATGTAGCTCTGGTAAACCAGATGGTGAAGACTGCTCAATTTCACTACCTAAAACGTATTTCCAAACATTTAAAATGCAGGAAAGAATTTAGTCAAGTCCATTTTTCAGCTGCCCAGCCAACGCCACTTTTCCGCCCGGACCGCTCCTCTCTGCGCCTTGCTTTGGCCCTCTGCCGCAATAAAAATCCTTTACAAAAAAAGCCTCACGGAAAACGTGGTCTTTCTGAAATGTCCTTAGGAGATAGTTATGTCAGACAAGGTGCGTGAAACCAGCAGCAAAGCTGCGCTGAAAGAAATGCGGGAAGAGTATCTTCGTTTGCTCGAAGAGTCTTTCCAGGCCACTGCGGAATTCAAGAAAGGCGACGTCGTTGAAGCCCCGATCATCAGTATTGGAGATCATCACATGATCCTGAGCCTGGGCGGGAAGTTCGACGCCTATGCCGAAAACGGCGAATTTGCCGATGACAAGGGCGAGCTGCCCTATGCCGTCGGCGACACCCTCAAGGGTTACATCGTTGACAGCAACGACCAGGGATTCGTCATCGGCAAAAGCCTCACCAAGCAATATGTGGACAAACAGTCACTGCTCGACGCTTTCGAGCGCAAGATCCCGGTTTCCGGCAAGGTCTACGCCGTCACCAAGGGCGGGTTCAACGTCGATGTTCTCGGCGCCCGCGCTTTTTGCCCCCTTTCCCAGATCTCGCTGCGGGGCGGTGATGGAAACGTTGACTACATCGGCAAGACCATGGATTTCGTGGTGATCGAGTGTTCCGAAAATTGCCGCCGCGTGGTGGTTTCCCACCGCCAGCTGCTGGAAGCCGAGGAATCCGAGAAGAGGGCCGAGGCCCTGAAGAATCTCCAGATCGGCGCGACGGTCACCGGCAAGGTGGCTCGCATGACCAGCTTCGGCGCCTTTGTCGATCTGGGCGGCATCGAAGGCCTGATGCACGTTTCGGAGATCTCGTGGCAACACGTCGTGAAGCCTCAGGACGCCCTGAAACAGGGCCAGGAAATCGACGTGAAGATCCTGGACATCAAGGGCGAAAAGCTCTCCCTTTCGATGAAAGCCCTGATGGAAAATCCCTTTGAACAGCTCGTCAAGGAGATCAGGGAGGGCGACACCATCAACTGCCGCATCCTCCGCCTCCACAACTTTGGCGCCTTTGCCGAGATCAAGCCCGGCGTGGAAGGCCTCATTCCGGTTTCCGAAATGAGCCGCAACCGCAACGTCTCCCATCCCCGTGAAGTGCTCAAGGAAGGCGATTTCGTGGAGGTCCAGGTGCTGCGCATCGATCCCGACACCCAGAAGATATCCCTTTCCCTGCGCGCCCTGCAGGCCGATCCCTGGGACCAGATCGACGACGTGGTGAAGCTGGAAACACCCTTCACCGGCAAGGTTGAAAGCGCCACCAATTTCGGCGTCTTCGTTACCATCGCCGAAGGCATCACCGGCCTCCTGCCCCGCTCCCGAGTGCGCGACAAGGACAATTTCAAGCCCGGCGACGAGGTTGAGCTGATGGTCACCGCCATCGACCGCGACAGCCACCGCCTCACCCTGGACTACACCGACCGCCAGCCGGGCGAGATCGTGGAACAGCGCCGCCGCCCTGATGACCGCCGTTCCGACGACCGGCGCGATTCCCGCGAACCCTACGATCCCACCCGTCCCCGCCGGGGCGGACGCTCCCGTTCCGATGAGGAATGGCGCCGCTATGCCAGCCAGAAGCCCAATCCCGCGGACGACAATCCCTTCAAAGACCTTTAAACCATAAGATGCAGCCAAAGGACAACCAGTTCATCCAGCTGCGCAAGCAGAAACTGGCCAAACTGCTGGAAGCCGGGATAAACCCCTATCCAGTGAAGTCCGAACGCTCCCACCCCGTCTCCGCCGTGCTGGAAGGCCGGGACGAATGGATCGCCGAGGCGCGTGAAGTAACGCTCGCGGGACGCCTGGTGGCCATGCGCCGCCAAGGCAAACTGGGCTTTGGCAACCTTGAGGACGCCAGCGGGAGGATCCAGGTCTACGTGGCCCAAAACCTCGTGGGCGAAGAGAACTACGAGCTCTTCAAACTCTGCGATCCGGGCGATTTCGTGCAGATCAGCGGGACCCTCTTCCACACCCAGTCCGGCGAATATTCCCTCAAGGCCGCCCGGGTGACGCTGCTCTCCAAGAACATCCGCCCCCTGCCTGCCGTGAAGGAAAAGGTGGTGGACGGCAAAACCATTCGCTACGACGAATTCGCGGACATCGAGCTCCGCTACCGCAAACGCTATCTGGATTTGCTGCTCAACCCCTCCCACCGCGAGGTCTTCATCCGCCGCGCGCGGATCATCACAGCCATCCGCGCCTTCCTGGATGCCCGCGGCTTCACCGAGGTGGAAACACCCGTGCTCCAGCCCCTCTACGGCGGCGCGAACGCCCGTCCCTTCATCACCCACCACAACACTTTGGACACGGACCTCTACCTGCGGATCGCCACCGAACTCTATCTCAAACGCCTGATCGTGGGCGGCTTTGAGAGCGTTTACGAACTGGGCAAGGATTTCCGCAACGAGGGCATGGACCGCGTTCACAATCCCGAATTCACCATGCTCGAGCTCTACGAGGCCTATTCCGACCTCGAAGGCATGCTGGACCTCACGGAAAGCCTCATCCGCCACCTGGCGATCGACATCCTCGGCCAACAGGAATTCACCTTCCGGGGGCATCGGATCGACCTGGCCAAGCCCTTCACCCGCGCCTCCATGACCGAGCTGGTGGCCCAATACGCCGGGATCGACCTCGCCGACATGGACCTGGCCCAAGCCACCGCCTTCTGCCGGGAACGGAAGATCGAGATCCCGCCCGGGGCCGGCGTGGGCAAACTGATCGCCGTCATCTACGAGGAATGCGTGGAGTCAAAGCTGGTCCAACCCACCTTCGTGACCGATTTCCCCAAGGAGATCTCGCCGCTGGCCAAAGCAAAAAGCGACAACCCCCTCCTCGCC
The genomic region above belongs to Candidatus Cloacimonadota bacterium and contains:
- a CDS encoding DUF4147 domain-containing protein; the encoded protein is MSSLHHLVYQSYIQLMHRYCQYPVLAAGLREAQFGARVRVLAIGKAAWKMAAVSVNALAGRGIRAEGLVLTKPSLSHGPIPGLDILSGGHPLPDGNSLASSALIAAWLKQLRAGDDLLILLSGGSSALFELLPEGSDLATLAAQHKRLLRSGKDIAAINRERAELSLVKGGKALEFTKARRIRIFAVSDVEGNDPWVLGSGPFTPLEPGEQAGVGWRFKLGAKHIEYRFVADNKSFRELLAADLREQGFRVLVEDAFQSCPLPKLADGIKETLRQANSPHYRLHPPFMKVWGGESPLKVSGKGLGGRCSHLALLLARYLAKQEETALFCFATDGCDNVPGNGGAWADSNTLALLQAAGIDPVAAKRNCDSFSALKGINHLLPAPLLASNVNDIQVLSVGYNLASPCPSKDREALDIFDDLA
- a CDS encoding S1 RNA-binding domain-containing protein, producing MSDKVRETSSKAALKEMREEYLRLLEESFQATAEFKKGDVVEAPIISIGDHHMILSLGGKFDAYAENGEFADDKGELPYAVGDTLKGYIVDSNDQGFVIGKSLTKQYVDKQSLLDAFERKIPVSGKVYAVTKGGFNVDVLGARAFCPLSQISLRGGDGNVDYIGKTMDFVVIECSENCRRVVVSHRQLLEAEESEKRAEALKNLQIGATVTGKVARMTSFGAFVDLGGIEGLMHVSEISWQHVVKPQDALKQGQEIDVKILDIKGEKLSLSMKALMENPFEQLVKEIREGDTINCRILRLHNFGAFAEIKPGVEGLIPVSEMSRNRNVSHPREVLKEGDFVEVQVLRIDPDTQKISLSLRALQADPWDQIDDVVKLETPFTGKVESATNFGVFVTIAEGITGLLPRSRVRDKDNFKPGDEVELMVTAIDRDSHRLTLDYTDRQPGEIVEQRRRPDDRRSDDRRDSREPYDPTRPRRGGRSRSDEEWRRYASQKPNPADDNPFKDL
- the lysS gene encoding lysine--tRNA ligase, whose protein sequence is MQPKDNQFIQLRKQKLAKLLEAGINPYPVKSERSHPVSAVLEGRDEWIAEAREVTLAGRLVAMRRQGKLGFGNLEDASGRIQVYVAQNLVGEENYELFKLCDPGDFVQISGTLFHTQSGEYSLKAARVTLLSKNIRPLPAVKEKVVDGKTIRYDEFADIELRYRKRYLDLLLNPSHREVFIRRARIITAIRAFLDARGFTEVETPVLQPLYGGANARPFITHHNTLDTDLYLRIATELYLKRLIVGGFESVYELGKDFRNEGMDRVHNPEFTMLELYEAYSDLEGMLDLTESLIRHLAIDILGQQEFTFRGHRIDLAKPFTRASMTELVAQYAGIDLADMDLAQATAFCRERKIEIPPGAGVGKLIAVIYEECVESKLVQPTFVTDFPKEISPLAKAKSDNPLLADRFELMIAGHEFANAFSELNDPLDQRARLEAQAALRALGDEEAQSVDEDFLEALEYGMPPMGGLGIGIDRLVMLLTENDSIKEVILFPQMKPE